The segment TTTAAAAACGACAAATTTAATTACATCTACCCGGCCGGCAAGGGTAAAAATAACCTTAAGATAATTTTCTTTTCGGGTAATGGTTTCTACCCATTCCTCTTCCATTTCGTGGTCGGTAAGTTTTTTAAAAAACACAATATAGTGCTTTAACATTGTATATAACAAAGGATTACCTTCAGCTGCACGCCGGCAAAATTTAAGCCATTGTAAATAAGATTCCGGCTGTATAAGATGTGCCCCGGGAAAGGTGTCATCTTCGGCGCCTCCTTCCCCATAAAGCGATACACTAAATACATCACGGCCCGGATGCTCCCTATAACCATTAAGCTGCTCTTGTAAAGTGCCGGCCATAAAGAGTTTAGATACCACTATCTTTTGTTGCTTACCGTTAAATAAAGAGATGCCATCTTCTTTTTCAATTTTTAAATTTACATCATCAAGATAAAATTTATCTTTAGGAATATTTACTATTTTTAAAAATAATTGTAAAAAACTATCACCTTTACTGTGTTTGCCGTTTGGGTTTAATAACGTGGCTAGCAT is part of the Spirochaetaceae bacterium genome and harbors:
- a CDS encoding PD-(D/E)XK nuclease family protein yields the protein MEKIESFIQELAELNKDFERFNQETVKQFDNFGLLDLSIKEDVHLRMLATLLNPNGKHSKGDSFLQLFLKIVNIPKDKFYLDDVNLKIEKEDGISLFNGKQQKIVVSKLFMAGTLQEQLNGYREHPGRDVFSVSLYGEGGAEDDTFPGAHLIQPESYLQWLKFCRRAAEGNPLLYTMLKHYIVFFKKLTDHEMEEEWVETITRKENYLKVIFTLAGRVDVIKFVVFKERFVPLMQDIADKKNLVLSSHLDYFMDGSWWFYFYHHSWKKLALWFTYDKELIGLRYGFDKTGIPALDDYLSKTNFRDKNFEQRLYYLNDNFYLKLYSNPDEIIKIFEDRVDKHLKLLEDSGVDSSLF